A segment of the Amycolatopsis thermophila genome:
GAGAAGGCCGCGCGCGACGCGGGCGTCGAGGTGACCGTGCCGTTCCACCCCGGCCGCACCGACGCCAGCCAGGAGCAGACCGACGTCGAGTCGTTCAAGGTCCTGGAGCCGCGCGCCGACGGGTTCCGCAACTACCTCAGGGCCGGCGAGAAGCTCCAGCCCGAGGTGCTGCTGGTCGACCGCGCCTACATGCTGAACCTGACCGCGCCGGAGATGACCGTCCTGGTCGGTGGCCTGCGCTCGCTCGGCGCCAACCACGGCGGCACTCGGCACGGTGTGCTGACCGACCGTCCGGGCGTGCTCACCAACGACTTCTTCGCCAACCTGCTGTCGCCGGGCACCCGGTGGAAGGCGTCGGAGTCCGAGGAGAACGTGTACGAGATCCGCGACGCGGCGACCGACGAGCTGAAGTGGACCGCCACCGCGGTCGACCTCATCTTCGGCTCGAACTCGCAGCTGCGGGCCCTCGCGGAGGTCTACGCCAGCGACGACGCGCGCGAGAAGTTCGTCGGCGACTTCGTCAAGGCCTGGACCAAGGTCATGGAGCTCGACCGGTTCGACCTCGCCTGATCCCGTTGTGCCGGAGGAGCCCGGCCGGTCCCTCGCGGACCGGCCGGGCTCGTCCCGTTGGTGGCCTTACCGCGGTCAGAACGCCTGGGGAGCGGATTCCCGGACGCGCGGGAGGACGTGTTCGGCGAAGCGGCGCATCTCCGTTTCGAAGGGCTGGAACTGCAGCATGAACGTCTCGATCCCGAGGCCGGTCCACTCCCGGATCCGGCGGGCCACGGTGTCGTAGCTGCCGACGAGCCCGGCCGCGGTGCCGCCGTTGGTGCCGATGTGCGGGTACTTCGCGAAGGTCTGGAACATGACCGCCTTCGGGTCGGCGTCGGCGACCAGCGCCTCCCAGCGGGCCTTGCCCGCCTCGGCCAGTTCCCACAGCGCGGCCAGCTCCGCTTCGGCCTCGGCGTCGGTCTCGCGGGCGACCACGAACGCCGACAGTCCGAACCGGACGCCCGGCCCGGTGCCCGGCCGGGCGGCGACGTCGGCGATGAGGCGTTCCACCTCGCGGCGCGGCTGGCCGTTGAGGAACCACACGTCGGCGGTGTCGGCGACCAGCGCGCGGGCCGGTTCCGACTCGCCGCCGACGTAGAGCGCGGGACGGGTGCGGGTCCGGGAGACCGGGCGCAGCTGGTAGTCCTCGACGTGGAAGTACTTGCCGTGGAAGGAAACCCGCTCCCCGGTGAGGAGCCCGCGTACGACGGTGATCCATTCCCGGCCGTAGGCGTAGCGTTCGTCGTGCTCGGCGAAGGGGATCCCGGCGCGGTGGAGTTCGGGTTTGAACCAGGCGTTGACCAGGTTCAGCCCGAACCGGCCACCGCTGATCTCCTCGATCTGCAGTGCCTGCTTGGCCAGGACCACGGGGTGCACGAGGTAGGGTTTGATCGCGGCGATGATCTCGATCCGGTCGGTCAGCGCCGCGAGCGCCGCCGCCGAGGTCCAGGTCTCGAGCTGGTCGAGCTCGTCGCCGAACGGGTTGACGACGTGCTGCGCGATCAGCGTCGAATCGAACCCGAGCCGGTCCGCCTCGACCACGAGCCGCTTGTTGCGTTCCCAGCTCGCGTCCACCGGGTCGTCCGGGTGGCCGAACGGACCCCACGAGCCGTAGACGACGGCCCACACCCCGAACCGCGGGCGAATTCCACCAGGCACGACAGCTCCTTGCCTCGACGCGACGATCACGGCCACTGTCCCGGCCGGGATCGGCGGCGGGCAACCGGTCCCACCGGGTGGGCACAGCCGGTGGGACCGGTTGCCCGGCGGTGGCCGGCCCGGTGTGCCGTCGAAGGCGGTGGTGCGGATCGGGACGGGTGTCGGCGGGGCGCTCGGGGCGTGCTCGCGTCGCTGCCGGCCATCCCGGCGCGGTGGGACTTCGGGTGGCCGCCGCTCACCGGTCCGCGGTGGGGTCGCCGAGCAGGCGGCGCAGTTCGGGGAGGACGGTGTCGAGGTCCTTGGTGGTCCGCACGACCACGATGCTGGTGTCCCCGGCCCCGGCGGGCGCGGCGGTGAACAGGTCGAGCACCCCGGTCATGGCGGTGTCGAACTCGGTCTCGGGGTCGCCGGTGAGGCCGCGCAGCCACCGGCGCAGGACGTGGTTGTGGGCGGTGACCACGGCGGCGGCCATGAGTTCGGCGCGCAGGGCGGTGTCCTCGCCGCCGCCGAGCCAGTTGTGCAGGAACTCGCGGAAGAGCCGTTGGTACTGCTGGGTTCCGGCGATTTCGCGGTCGCGCAGGGCGGGGACCGTGCGCGTGAGCCGGTAGCGGGCCAGCGCCTGCTCGCCTTCGGCGAGGTAGTGACGCAGCACCAGGCGGGCGGCCTCGGTGACCGCCACCAGCGCGGTCCGGTGCGTGGACCCGCGCAGGCGGGCGTCGATGGCGGCCAGGAGCACGTCGTGGTCGGGGAAGATGACGTCTTCCTTCGACCGGAACGTGCGGAAGAACGTGGTGCGGCCGACGCCGGCGCGTTCGGTGATGTCGTCGACGGTCGTGGCGTCGTAGCCGCGTTCCTCGAACAGGGCGAACGCGGCGTCGATCAGCCGGTCCTTGGCCGGTTTCTCGGGCATCGGTCTCCTTCGCGCGACTGCGGCCAGCCTAGAGGTGTGGTGCCGCTCATACCGCCTTCCCGCGCCTTCAGCTACTCCTCGGTACTCAGTACCGTCATGATGGTATCGAGTTCCGAGGAGGGTGCTGACGTGGAACGTGTCGGGGTCGTGGGATGCGGCCAGATGGGTGCGGGAATCGCCGAGGTGTGCGCCCGCGCCGGGCTGGACGTGATCGCCGTCGAGTCGAGCCCGGCGGCGGCCGAGGCGGGGCGCCGGCGGCTGGAGGCGTCGCTGGCCCGGGCCGAGCGCAAGGGCAAGGTCGCGTCGGCGGCCGAGGTGCTGGAGCGGATCCGGATCAGCGAGAGCCTGAACGATCTGGCCGACCGCAGCCTGGTGATCGAGGCGATCGTCGAGAACGAGCGGGTCAAGGCCGAGCTGTTCGCCGCGCTGGACGAGATCGTGTCCGCGCCGGACGCGATCCTGGCGTCCAACACCTCGTCGATCCCGATCATGAAGCTGGGCACGGTCACCCACCGGCCGGCGCAGGTGCTGGGGATCCACTTCTTCAACCCGGTCCCGGTGCTGCCGCTGGTCGAGCTGGTGCCGAGCCTGCTGACGGCGGAGGAGACCGTGGGGCGGGCGCGGGCGTTCGCGCAGGACGTGCTGGGCAAGCACGCGATCCGCTGCCAGGACCGGGCCGGGTTCGTGGTCAACGCGCTGCTGATCCCGTTCATCCTCGCCGCCATCCGCATGCTCGAGTCCGGCTTCGCGACCCGCGAGGACATCGACGAGGGCCTGGTCCGGGGTGCGGCGCACCCGCAGGGGCCGCTCGCGCTGGCCGATCTGATCGGGCTGGACACCACGAAGGCCGTCGCGGAGTCGCTGTACGAGGAGTTCAAGGAGCCGCTGTACGCCCCGCCGCCCCTGCTGGCCCGGATGGTCGAGGGGGGCCTGCTGGGCCGCAAGAGCGGCCGTGGCTTCTACACCTATTCCTGAGAGGACGCGAGATGTCGTTCGACCTGTTCACCACCACCGAGGACCACGAAGCGATCCGCGAGGCGGCCCGCACCCTGGCCGAGGAGCGCATCGCCCCGTACGCGGCCGAGGTCGACGAGCGGGAGGAGTTCCCGAAGGCCGCCTACGACGCGCTGGTCGCATCGGACTTCCACGCCCCGCACGTGCCCGAGGCCTACGGCGGCGCCGGTGCCGACGCGCTCGCGACCTGCATCGTCATCGAGGAGGTCGCCCGGGTCTGCGCGTCGTCGTCGTTGATCCCGGCGGTCAACAAGCTCGGCAGCCTGCCGCTGATCCTGGCCGCGGACGAGGAGGTCAAGAAGAAGTACCTGCCGCCGCTGGCGTCCGGCGAGGCGGGGTTCTCCTACGCGCTGTCCGAACGCGACGCCGGCTCGGACACCGCGTCGATGCGGTGTCGCGCCACCGCCGACGGTGACGACTGGGTCCTCAACGGACAGAAGTCGTGGATCAGCAACGCCGGGTTCTCCGAGTTCTACACGGTTCTCGCCGTGACCGATCCGGACGCGCCGCGGGGGAGGAACGTGAGCGCGTTCGTCGTGGAGAAGTCCGATCCGGGTTTCTCGTTCGGGGCCAAGGAGCGCAAGCTCGGCATCAAGGGCTCACCGACCCGGGAACTGCTGTTCGACAACGCCCGCATCCCCGGCGACCGGCTCGTCGGCAAGCCGGGGGAGGGGCTCAAGATCGCGCTGCGGACCCTGGACCACACGCGCGTGACGATCGCCGCGCAGGCCGTCGGCATCGCCCGGGGCGCGCTCGACCACGCGCTGGCGTACGTGCGCGAGCGCAAGCAGTTCGGCAAGCACATCGCGGACTTCCAGGGCATCCAGTTCATGCTCGCGGACATGGCGATGGCCGTGGAATCCGCGCGCCAGATGGTGTACGTGGCCGCGGCGAAGTCCGAACGCGACGATCCCGACCTGTCCTTCTTCGGTGCCGCCGCGAAGTGCCAGGCCTCCGACGTGGCGATGCGCGTGACGACCGACGCGGTCCAGCTCCTCGGCGGCTACGGCTACACCCGGGACTTCCCGCTGGAGCGCATGATGCGCGACGCCAAGATCACCCAGATCTACGAGGGCACCAACCAGATCCAGCGCGTCGTCATGGCACGCCACCTGCTGCGCACCTGACGCGGGAGGTGGCGCGGGTCGCCGAGGCCCGCCCCGGCCGGCCGGGGCGGGCAAGACGATCACCTGCCGACGCCGGCCGCGTCCGCACGCGTCATCTCCTCGGCGATGGCCGCCGCGAAGGTGTCCACGTCCGTTTCGGTGGTGTCGAACGAGCACATCCACCGGACCTCGCCGGTGCGCTCGTCCCAGGTGTGGAACCGGAACCGCGTCCGCAGCCGCGCGGTGACCTCCCGCGGCAGCCTCGCGAAGACGGCGTTCGCCTGCACCGGCCGGGTGATCTCGACGCCGGGTACCGCGGTGACGGCGGTCGCCAGCCGGGCCGCCATCGCGTTCGCGTGGCGGGCGTTGCGCAGCCACAGGTCGCCCTCCAGCAGCGCGACGAGCTGCGCCGAGACGAACCGCATCTTGGACGCCAGCTGGAGCGCGGCCTTGCGCAGGTACTCCACGCCCCGCACGGCGCCCGGGTCGAGCACCACGATCGCCTCGCCGAGCATCAGGCCGTTCTTGGTGCCGCCGAAGGACAGCACGTCCACCCCGGCGTCCGTGGTGAAGGTGCGCAGCGGCCGGCCGAGCGCCGCGGCCGCGTTGGCCAGCCGCGCGCCGTCCACGTGCACGAGCATCCCGCGCTCGTGCGCCGCCGTCGCGATCGCCGCGATCTCCTCGGCGGTGTAGAGGGTGCCGAACTCGGTGCTCTGCGTCAGCGACACGACCCTGGGCTGGGCGTGGTGGTGGTCGCCGAAGCCCCACGCGTGCCGGTCGAGCAGGTCCGGCGTCAGCTTGCCGTCCGGGGTGGGCACCGGGATCAGCTTCAGTCCGGCCACCTTCTCGGGCGCGCCGCACTCGTCGACGTTGATGTGCGCGGTCTCCGGGCAGACCACCGCGCTCCACCGGTCGCACATCGCCTGCAGCCCGACCACGTTGGCGCCGCTGCCGTTGAAGACCGGGTAGACCTCGGCGTGTTCGCCGAAGTGGTCCTTGATCAGCTCACCCAACCGGGCGGTGTGGACGTCCTCGCCGTAGGCCGGCTGGTGCCCTTCGTTGGCGGCGGCCAGCGCCGCCATGACCTCCGGGTGCACCGAGGCGTTGTTGTCGCTGGCGAAACCCCTCACTCGTCCTCCTCGCTCAGCAACGGGAAGACGCCGTTGTCGTCGTGGACCTCCCCACCGGTGAGCGGCGGGTTGAACACGCAGACCGCGCGGAACTCGGTGTGCGCGCGCAGGGTGTGCCGTTCGTGTCCGTCCACGAGGTACATCATGCCCGGTTCCAGGTGGTGCTTCGCCCCGGTCTCGTCGTCGACCAGCTCACCCCGGCCCTCGATGACGTAGACGGCCTCGATGTGGTTGGCGTACCACATCTTGATCTCGGCGCCCGCGTGCACGACGGTGTCGTTCACCGAAAAGCCGGCCTTCTCCCGGGCGAGCACCAGGCGGCGGCTGGTCCACGTGGGACCCCGCACCTCACGCTCGGTGCCGATGACGTCTTCCAGCGAACGGACGATCATGAACCAGGTTTCCTTTCGATGCGCAGGGACGCCTTCGATCATGACTCCCGCTGCGACACCGCGGACAGTGGCAGAAACGACCGCTGTCGCTAAAATCGTGCCACAATCACCCCGCGCGACGTGCCCACCTCGCCGAGCTGGTGGACGCCTCGGCGCCGGCGTAGCGGCTCCGGTCAGCGCAGGACCTCGTAGCGCAGGTGGGTGACGCCGGGGGTGGGGACGGCCTCGACCAGGCGGAGGCGGATGTGCGCGGGGAGTTCCCGGAAGTACGGGCGCCCCGCGCCGAGCAGGACCGGGACCTGGTGCAACACGACCTCGTCGACCAGGTCCGCCTTGAGCGCCTCGGTGACCACGCCGCCGCCCTGGAGGCCGACGTCCTTGCCGCCGGCGGCCTCCACGGCCGCCGCGATCGCGTCGGCGATCCCGGTGGTGACCAGCGTCTGGCGCGGTGACCGCTCGGCCGTCGGCGCCGGCCGGTGGCTCAGGACGACCAGCCGTGCGGCCGGGTGCGGACTGCCGCCGTCGAACTCTCCGGAGTCGTCGTAGGTGGTGCGGCCGGAGACGATCGCGCCGACGCGGCTCGCGAGGTCGTCGAAGACGCGGGCACTGGGCTCGCTGAGTGTGAACCCGTCGAAGACCCGGCTCGGCGTGTCCCCGTCGAAGTACCAGTCGAAGAGGAACCCGGCGTCGCCGAGCCCGCGCCCGGGAGCCGGGTCGCGGCCGGTGATGTAGCCGTCCACCGAGACGGCCAGTGCGCTGAAGACCTTGCTCATGTCCGCGACCCTTCGGTGGGTTCCTTCAGGAGACTCCAAGACGGTAACAGGCTGAGTTCCTTCAGGGAACCCCAATGCTAGGCTGCCGTCATGCAGCGCACGGACTTCGGCAGGATGGCGTGCTCGATCGCGCGCACGCTCGACGTCATCGGGGAGCCGTGGTCGCCGCTGGTCCTGCGCGACGTGTGGGTCGGGCTCACCCGGTTCGAGCAGCTCCAGGCCGACCTGGGGATCTCGCGCAAGGTCCTGGCCGAGCGGCTGAACCACCTCGTCGAGCACGGCGTGCTGGAGCGCCGCCCCTACGACCGGCGGCCGCGCTACGAGTACGTGCTGACGCAGAAGGGCGCCGAACTGGTCGACCTGCTCATGGTCATGGCCGGCTGGGGGGACAAATGGCTCGCGGGCGAAGCGGGCCCGCCGGTGCTCTACCGGCACCACGCGTGCGGCGAGATCAGCGGTGTCGACCTGCGCTGCACCCGCTGCGGCGAGCCGATGCACGCCTCCGACGTCGACCCGCTGCCCGGACCTGGCGCGGCCGCCTGAGCGAGGCGCCCCTCGATCTCGTCGCGATCGACGTCCTCCCGGTTCCGACCCCGGCGGTCACACGCCCAGGGCGCCCAGGACCAGGGCGGTCACGGCGGCGCGGTGCCCGGGGCTGTCCTGCCACCGCAGCCGGCGGCCGGCCTCGACCACCACGCCGAACCCGGCGTGCACCAGCACGCGGGCCTGACGCGAGTCGAGTTCGGGTCGGGCCGCTCGAAGGTGCTGCTCCCACACCGCGATGTGCTCGCGCTGCGCGGCGATCAGCGGCCGACGCAGGGCGGCCGGCAGGCCGACGACCTCGGCGTTCGCCACGGTGGTCAGCGCGTTGTGCTCGAAGCTGTACGCCACGTAGGTCGCCGTCAGCGCGGCCACGGCCTCGCGCGGGTCGGTCACCCCGCGCAGGTTGTGCTCCACCGCCTGGGCCAACAGCCCCGCCGTCTGCAGGCACGCCGCCGCCAGGATGTCGGCCTTGCCGGGGAAGTAGCGGTAGAGCGCGGAGGGGACCAGCCCCACGGCCTCGGCGATCCGGCCGTTGGTGACCGTGGCGAACCCGTCGCGTTCGAACAGCGGGATGGCGGCCGCGAGGATCTGCGAGCGCCGGGTCCGCGGGACGGGCCGGGCGGGCAGTTCGACCACGCGTGCGTTGCCGCGGGCCGTGGGGTCGGCCTGGACGGCACCGACGGCGGAGGCCTGCAACAGGTCCTCCACCCGGCGCTGCGCGATCGAGGTGTGGTGCATCGTGATGGACCCGATCGCGCCGAGGGCCGCCACGGCCCGCAGGTGCTCGCCGGGGAGGGGGTGCTCGCGCCGCACCGCCTCCGCCACCCGCTCGACGACCTGCGCGAACTTGCCCTTGAGCACGCGGCGGTCCGCGCGGTCGAGGTACCGGGCCTCCCACCGGTACACGCCGCCGGACGCGCGGTGGGCGACGGTCACGCGGGTGACCGCTGCGAGAACGTCCGCGAGGGCCGCGTGCGGGGGGACCTCGTCGAGCGCGGCGACGAGCCGGTCGGCCATGACGTTCGCGCACGCGGTGAACAGCGCGTACTTGTTCGGGAAGTGCCGGTACAGCGCGGCCGCGGTGATGCCCACGCCGGCGGCGATCTCCTCCATCGACGCCGCGTGGTACCCGCGCTCGCTGAACACCCGGCCGGCCGCCTCCACGATCAGCTGCTTGCGGTTGCGCGGCCGCACGGCCGCGCCCGGCTCGGCGGTCACCGCGGCACCCCGGCGGGCGTACGCGCGAACTGGGCCATACGCGCCAGTCAACCACGAGGCGGACCGCGCCCCGGGCCGAACCGCCACCGGACCACTTGCCACCAGCGGGTCCACCTCGATATGTTAACGAGAAATCTCCTCGTCGAACTCGTCCTCCGTTCCCGATGTCCCGGACGAAACCGCATCTCCTGCCTCTCGAGGAAGCGAGGTAAGTGAATGAGCAGTCTCAACAGAAGAAGCGCGCTGTCGCTCGGTGTCGCACTGGGTCTGGCCGGGGTGGCCGGCGCCGCCCCGGCGTGGGCGTGGTCGCCGGCGGGCTCCGTCGCCGGCACCGGCACGGGCACCGACCCGTGGTGGGTGTGGGACGACGAGGTGGACGCCCTGATGGCGGGAATCCTCGACACCGGCCAGGTTCCGGCGGTCAACACCGCGCTGCGGTCGTGGGTGGACAACGGCGACCCCCTGCCCGGCGGCCTGCCCGCCGGCCTGGCCACCTACCTCCAGCGGGTCGACCAGCTGCCGTCCTGGGCCGACCGGGCCAAGCTGCGCCGCGCCGCGGACTTCAACCGGCGCAAGGACACCTACCTGTTCATGCTCTACGGCCTGGGCAGCGGCATCATGAGCACGGTGATCCCACGGGAGGCCAGGGCGGTCTACTGGTCGGCGGGCGGCGCCGACATGAAGGACCGCGCGGCCAAGACGTTCACCTTCGGCTACGACCTGAGCGACCTCAACGCGTTCGAACCCGGTGGCCAGTTCGTGGTCAGCGCCACCAAGACGCGCCTGGTGCACGCCGCGGTGCGTCACCTGCTGCCGCAGTCGCCGCACTGGCAGGCGGCCGCCGACGAGCAGATCCCGATCAGCAACGGTGACATCCTGATCACCTTCCACAGCCTCGGCACCTTCGTGCACCGCAAGCTGATCGAGTGGAAGGTCCCCCTGTCGGCCGCGGACGAGGACGCCTTCCTGCACCTGTGGCAGGTCGCGA
Coding sequences within it:
- a CDS encoding LLM class flavin-dependent oxidoreductase — encoded protein: MPGGIRPRFGVWAVVYGSWGPFGHPDDPVDASWERNKRLVVEADRLGFDSTLIAQHVVNPFGDELDQLETWTSAAALAALTDRIEIIAAIKPYLVHPVVLAKQALQIEEISGGRFGLNLVNAWFKPELHRAGIPFAEHDERYAYGREWITVVRGLLTGERVSFHGKYFHVEDYQLRPVSRTRTRPALYVGGESEPARALVADTADVWFLNGQPRREVERLIADVAARPGTGPGVRFGLSAFVVARETDAEAEAELAALWELAEAGKARWEALVADADPKAVMFQTFAKYPHIGTNGGTAAGLVGSYDTVARRIREWTGLGIETFMLQFQPFETEMRRFAEHVLPRVRESAPQAF
- a CDS encoding TetR/AcrR family transcriptional regulator; this translates as MPEKPAKDRLIDAAFALFEERGYDATTVDDITERAGVGRTTFFRTFRSKEDVIFPDHDVLLAAIDARLRGSTHRTALVAVTEAARLVLRHYLAEGEQALARYRLTRTVPALRDREIAGTQQYQRLFREFLHNWLGGGEDTALRAELMAAAVVTAHNHVLRRWLRGLTGDPETEFDTAMTGVLDLFTAAPAGAGDTSIVVVRTTKDLDTVLPELRRLLGDPTADR
- a CDS encoding 3-hydroxybutyryl-CoA dehydrogenase, whose product is MVSSSEEGADVERVGVVGCGQMGAGIAEVCARAGLDVIAVESSPAAAEAGRRRLEASLARAERKGKVASAAEVLERIRISESLNDLADRSLVIEAIVENERVKAELFAALDEIVSAPDAILASNTSSIPIMKLGTVTHRPAQVLGIHFFNPVPVLPLVELVPSLLTAEETVGRARAFAQDVLGKHAIRCQDRAGFVVNALLIPFILAAIRMLESGFATREDIDEGLVRGAAHPQGPLALADLIGLDTTKAVAESLYEEFKEPLYAPPPLLARMVEGGLLGRKSGRGFYTYS
- a CDS encoding acyl-CoA dehydrogenase family protein, which produces MSFDLFTTTEDHEAIREAARTLAEERIAPYAAEVDEREEFPKAAYDALVASDFHAPHVPEAYGGAGADALATCIVIEEVARVCASSSLIPAVNKLGSLPLILAADEEVKKKYLPPLASGEAGFSYALSERDAGSDTASMRCRATADGDDWVLNGQKSWISNAGFSEFYTVLAVTDPDAPRGRNVSAFVVEKSDPGFSFGAKERKLGIKGSPTRELLFDNARIPGDRLVGKPGEGLKIALRTLDHTRVTIAAQAVGIARGALDHALAYVRERKQFGKHIADFQGIQFMLADMAMAVESARQMVYVAAAKSERDDPDLSFFGAAAKCQASDVAMRVTTDAVQLLGGYGYTRDFPLERMMRDAKITQIYEGTNQIQRVVMARHLLRT
- a CDS encoding threonine aldolase family protein encodes the protein MRGFASDNNASVHPEVMAALAAANEGHQPAYGEDVHTARLGELIKDHFGEHAEVYPVFNGSGANVVGLQAMCDRWSAVVCPETAHINVDECGAPEKVAGLKLIPVPTPDGKLTPDLLDRHAWGFGDHHHAQPRVVSLTQSTEFGTLYTAEEIAAIATAAHERGMLVHVDGARLANAAAALGRPLRTFTTDAGVDVLSFGGTKNGLMLGEAIVVLDPGAVRGVEYLRKAALQLASKMRFVSAQLVALLEGDLWLRNARHANAMAARLATAVTAVPGVEITRPVQANAVFARLPREVTARLRTRFRFHTWDERTGEVRWMCSFDTTETDVDTFAAAIAEEMTRADAAGVGR
- a CDS encoding ectoine synthase is translated as MIVRSLEDVIGTEREVRGPTWTSRRLVLAREKAGFSVNDTVVHAGAEIKMWYANHIEAVYVIEGRGELVDDETGAKHHLEPGMMYLVDGHERHTLRAHTEFRAVCVFNPPLTGGEVHDDNGVFPLLSEEDE
- a CDS encoding dihydrofolate reductase family protein, with the protein product MSKVFSALAVSVDGYITGRDPAPGRGLGDAGFLFDWYFDGDTPSRVFDGFTLSEPSARVFDDLASRVGAIVSGRTTYDDSGEFDGGSPHPAARLVVLSHRPAPTAERSPRQTLVTTGIADAIAAAVEAAGGKDVGLQGGGVVTEALKADLVDEVVLHQVPVLLGAGRPYFRELPAHIRLRLVEAVPTPGVTHLRYEVLR
- a CDS encoding winged helix-turn-helix transcriptional regulator, which encodes MQRTDFGRMACSIARTLDVIGEPWSPLVLRDVWVGLTRFEQLQADLGISRKVLAERLNHLVEHGVLERRPYDRRPRYEYVLTQKGAELVDLLMVMAGWGDKWLAGEAGPPVLYRHHACGEISGVDLRCTRCGEPMHASDVDPLPGPGAAA
- a CDS encoding TetR/AcrR family transcriptional regulator, producing MTAEPGAAVRPRNRKQLIVEAAGRVFSERGYHAASMEEIAAGVGITAAALYRHFPNKYALFTACANVMADRLVAALDEVPPHAALADVLAAVTRVTVAHRASGGVYRWEARYLDRADRRVLKGKFAQVVERVAEAVRREHPLPGEHLRAVAALGAIGSITMHHTSIAQRRVEDLLQASAVGAVQADPTARGNARVVELPARPVPRTRRSQILAAAIPLFERDGFATVTNGRIAEAVGLVPSALYRYFPGKADILAAACLQTAGLLAQAVEHNLRGVTDPREAVAALTATYVAYSFEHNALTTVANAEVVGLPAALRRPLIAAQREHIAVWEQHLRAARPELDSRQARVLVHAGFGVVVEAGRRLRWQDSPGHRAAVTALVLGALGV
- a CDS encoding oxygenase MpaB family protein, encoding MSSLNRRSALSLGVALGLAGVAGAAPAWAWSPAGSVAGTGTGTDPWWVWDDEVDALMAGILDTGQVPAVNTALRSWVDNGDPLPGGLPAGLATYLQRVDQLPSWADRAKLRRAADFNRRKDTYLFMLYGLGSGIMSTVIPREARAVYWSAGGADMKDRAAKTFTFGYDLSDLNAFEPGGQFVVSATKTRLVHAAVRHLLPQSPHWQAAADEQIPISNGDILITFHSLGTFVHRKLIEWKVPLSAADEDAFLHLWQVAIHLLGVRDEFIPKTWADADAQSTQVLTPLLAPTAEGKELAEDLLGLTAQADLGVTRGFLNEFVRYVLSDEVGDWLGLRRDYAAAALIRAGWPAYIAFREGLLPVAPAGFFMFDQFIRALAMLFLNNATSPTTTPITIPTGNRPGT